In one window of Streptomyces sp. FXJ1.172 DNA:
- a CDS encoding organic hydroperoxide resistance protein, whose product MTEDSAVDTRPTKIMYVAEATAHGGRDGYVTSQDGRLALQVAMPPELGGDGNGTNPEQLFAAGYSSCFHNALILVGNRAGYDLTGSTVAAKVGIGPNKQRGYGLAVALSVSLPVLDADLAAKLVDAAHEVCPYSNATRGNIDVTILLG is encoded by the coding sequence ATGACCGAGGACTCTGCCGTCGACACCCGTCCGACGAAGATCATGTACGTCGCCGAGGCCACCGCCCACGGCGGCCGGGACGGCTATGTCACCAGCCAGGACGGCCGGCTGGCACTGCAGGTCGCGATGCCCCCGGAGCTGGGCGGCGACGGCAACGGCACCAACCCGGAGCAGTTGTTCGCGGCCGGTTACAGCTCCTGCTTCCACAACGCGCTGATCCTCGTCGGCAACCGCGCGGGCTACGACCTGACCGGCTCCACGGTGGCGGCGAAGGTCGGCATCGGCCCGAACAAGCAGCGCGGCTACGGCCTCGCGGTCGCCCTCAGCGTCTCCCTGCCGGTCCTGGACGCCGACCTCGCGGCCAAGCTGGTGGACGCGGCGCACGAGGTCTGCCCGTACTCCAACGCGACGCGCGGCAACATCGACGTAACGATTCTGCTGGGCTGA
- a CDS encoding SsgA family sporulation/cell division regulator → MSVVEQYARAHIVTDEEDPGAVPVVLRYDPDSDPRSVRFDLPGTHEEWTFSRALLERGLRAPAESGDVRVWPCGRVQAVVEFHSDNGVEVIQFDSKALLTFLRRTYTAEPVGT, encoded by the coding sequence ATGTCTGTGGTCGAGCAGTACGCACGCGCCCACATCGTCACGGACGAGGAGGACCCGGGGGCCGTACCCGTAGTACTGCGGTACGACCCCGACAGCGATCCACGCTCGGTCCGGTTCGATCTGCCCGGCACCCACGAGGAGTGGACCTTCTCGCGCGCGCTGCTGGAACGAGGGCTGCGGGCACCGGCCGAGAGCGGCGACGTACGGGTGTGGCCGTGCGGGCGTGTGCAGGCCGTCGTGGAGTTCCACTCCGACAACGGTGTCGAGGTGATCCAGTTCGATTCGAAGGCACTGCTCACATTCCTGCGCCGCACCTACACCGCGGAACCCGTGGGGACCTGA
- a CDS encoding serine hydrolase domain-containing protein, translating to MDVHGTVAEGFEPVREAFAANFALLGERGAAVAVYRDGHRVVDLWAGTRDVDGAAGTDGASGAAGTDGAAPWEAGTAQIVRSATKGVAAAALLLLHQRGELDLDAPVGAYWPQYKAAGKEHTLVRHLLAHRAGTPVLDRPLTPAEAADPDLGAAAVAAQAPAWEPGTDHGYHAQTYSWLTGEIVRRVTGRPVGEWIADEIAGPVGADLWLGLPESQHARVGRVGPVEAPQAAGVLKTRPKRAVAEAYADPDSLTRRAFAAITPLPDENDPAYRAAALPASNGIATADGLARFYASLIGNVDGGIRLFAPKTTELARAEQSAGPDRVLVVGTRFGLGYMLHGSASPLLSPGSFGHPGRGGALAFADPESGVSFGYVTNGFRKSVTADPRAQALVRALRTALAQGAR from the coding sequence GTGGACGTGCACGGCACTGTGGCCGAGGGCTTCGAGCCGGTCAGGGAGGCGTTCGCCGCGAACTTCGCGCTGCTCGGGGAGCGCGGCGCGGCCGTGGCCGTGTACCGCGACGGCCACCGGGTCGTCGACCTGTGGGCCGGTACCAGAGACGTCGACGGTGCGGCGGGCACGGACGGTGCCTCAGGTGCCGCAGGTACGGACGGTGCGGCCCCCTGGGAGGCGGGCACCGCCCAGATCGTGCGTTCCGCGACCAAGGGCGTGGCCGCCGCCGCACTCCTGCTCCTGCACCAGCGCGGCGAACTGGACCTGGACGCCCCGGTCGGCGCGTACTGGCCGCAGTACAAGGCGGCCGGCAAGGAGCACACCCTCGTCCGGCACCTGCTCGCGCACCGCGCGGGCACACCCGTGCTGGACCGCCCGCTGACTCCCGCCGAGGCCGCCGACCCCGATCTGGGCGCCGCAGCGGTCGCCGCGCAGGCGCCGGCCTGGGAGCCGGGCACGGACCACGGCTACCACGCCCAGACCTACAGCTGGCTCACCGGCGAGATCGTCCGGCGGGTCACCGGCCGCCCGGTGGGCGAGTGGATCGCGGACGAGATCGCGGGACCCGTCGGCGCGGATCTGTGGCTCGGCCTGCCGGAGTCGCAGCACGCGCGCGTGGGCCGCGTCGGGCCGGTCGAGGCACCTCAGGCCGCGGGCGTGCTGAAGACCCGCCCCAAGCGCGCGGTGGCCGAGGCCTATGCCGACCCGGACTCCCTGACCCGGCGCGCGTTCGCCGCGATCACGCCGCTTCCCGACGAGAACGACCCCGCCTACCGCGCCGCCGCCCTGCCCGCCTCGAACGGCATCGCCACCGCCGACGGACTTGCCCGCTTCTACGCCTCGCTCATCGGCAATGTGGACGGCGGCATACGCCTGTTCGCCCCGAAGACGACGGAGCTGGCGCGCGCGGAGCAGTCCGCCGGACCGGACCGGGTCCTGGTGGTGGGCACCCGGTTCGGTCTCGGCTACATGCTCCACGGCAGCGCGTCCCCGCTGCTCTCCCCCGGGTCCTTCGGCCACCCGGGCCGGGGCGGCGCGCTCGCGTTCGCCGACCCGGAGAGCGGCGTCTCCTTCGGCTATGTCACCAACGGCTTCAGGAAGAGCGTGACGGCGGACCCGAGGGCGCAGGCACTGGTACGGGCGCTGCGCACGGCGCTCGCACAAGGCGCGCGCTGA
- a CDS encoding MarR family winged helix-turn-helix transcriptional regulator encodes MTPQDDRDDKEAAGSLQLDDQLCFALYAAQRAVTAVYRPLLDDLGLTYPQYLVLLVLWEHGETSVKELARALRLDYGTVSPLLKRLEGAGLVRRERAADDERSVLVACTGRGEELKERAACIPGALLTTTGLGAQEVARLREELWRLTERADTVADRRRTH; translated from the coding sequence GTGACGCCTCAAGACGACCGAGACGACAAAGAGGCCGCCGGGTCGCTGCAGCTGGACGACCAGCTGTGCTTCGCGCTGTACGCCGCACAGCGGGCCGTGACCGCCGTATACCGTCCACTTCTGGACGACCTCGGACTCACCTACCCCCAGTACCTCGTCCTGCTGGTCCTCTGGGAGCACGGCGAGACCAGCGTGAAGGAACTGGCGCGCGCCCTGCGCCTGGACTACGGGACCGTCTCGCCGTTGCTGAAGCGACTGGAGGGGGCAGGCCTGGTGCGCAGGGAGCGCGCGGCGGACGACGAGCGCTCGGTGCTCGTCGCGTGCACCGGGCGCGGAGAAGAACTCAAGGAGCGTGCGGCCTGCATACCCGGCGCGCTCCTCACCACAACAGGACTCGGCGCGCAGGAGGTCGCGCGGTTGCGCGAGGAGTTGTGGAGACTCACCGAGCGTGCCGACACGGTGGCCGACCGGCGCCGGACGCACTGA
- a CDS encoding DUF1876 domain-containing protein yields the protein MMHTAVGWHVELEFLEDDQHTRAVAMVRLADGTEVKAHGRASRHSIDSNQPRVGEEIAGARALNELAMQLLTKAHGEIDAASGRTSHPINV from the coding sequence ATGATGCACACCGCAGTCGGATGGCATGTCGAGCTGGAGTTCCTGGAAGACGATCAGCACACACGCGCGGTGGCCATGGTGCGCTTGGCCGACGGCACGGAGGTGAAGGCGCACGGCCGGGCCAGCCGGCACAGTATCGACTCCAACCAGCCCCGGGTCGGCGAGGAGATCGCCGGCGCGCGTGCCCTCAACGAACTGGCCATGCAACTGCTCACCAAGGCCCACGGGGAGATCGACGCGGCGTCCGGGCGGACCTCGCACCCGATCAACGTGTGA
- a CDS encoding DMT family transporter encodes MTPLVTAAVLCAAVTHASWNAIAHRITDKLVGFTLISGGGVLIGLALAPFVAFPAGPAWPYLLSSAVVHILYYALLMTSFRLGDFGQAYPIARGTAPLVVTVLAAVFAHEVPSGWALAGVAVSCAGLTGISLWGLRGSRPHWAAIGAALATGLTIAAYTVIDGLGVRAAHSPLGYIAWLMAIQGVVIPGYLYARARADTVRLLRPYAALGLLGSALSVAAYGLVLWAQTRADLAPVAALRESSIIVGAAIGAVFFKERFGTPRIAAAGLLVVGIGLMLHAG; translated from the coding sequence GTGACCCCGCTCGTCACGGCGGCCGTCCTGTGCGCCGCGGTGACCCACGCCAGCTGGAACGCCATCGCGCACCGCATCACCGACAAGCTCGTCGGATTCACCCTGATATCCGGCGGCGGGGTGCTGATCGGGCTCGCCTTGGCGCCGTTCGTGGCGTTCCCGGCGGGGCCCGCCTGGCCGTACCTGCTCAGCTCGGCGGTCGTGCACATCCTGTACTACGCCCTGCTGATGACCTCCTTCCGGCTGGGCGACTTCGGGCAGGCCTACCCCATCGCGCGGGGGACCGCCCCGCTCGTGGTCACGGTGCTGGCGGCCGTGTTCGCACACGAGGTGCCCAGCGGCTGGGCACTGGCCGGGGTCGCCGTGTCCTGCGCGGGGCTCACCGGCATCAGCCTGTGGGGACTGCGCGGAAGCCGGCCGCACTGGGCGGCGATCGGCGCGGCCCTCGCGACCGGGCTGACGATCGCCGCGTACACGGTGATCGACGGCCTGGGCGTGCGCGCCGCACACTCCCCGCTCGGGTACATCGCGTGGCTCATGGCCATCCAGGGGGTCGTCATCCCGGGCTACTTGTACGCACGCGCGCGTGCCGACACCGTCCGCCTGCTCCGCCCCTACGCCGCCCTCGGCCTCCTCGGCTCCGCCCTGTCCGTCGCCGCGTACGGCCTGGTCCTGTGGGCCCAGACCCGCGCCGACCTCGCCCCCGTCGCAGCCCTTCGCGAGTCCTCGATCATCGTCGGCGCGGCGATCGGCGCGGTGTTCTTCAAGGAGCGGTTCGGGACGCCGAGGATCGCGGCGGCGGGGTTGCTGGTGGTGGGGATCGGGTTGATGCTGCACGCCGGGTAG
- a CDS encoding NAD(P)-dependent oxidoreductase: MTDKPSVSVLGTGIMGAAMARNLCRAGLDVRVWNRTRAKAEPLAAEGARVAGTPAEAVEGADVVLTMLYDGATVLHTMRDAAPALRPGMVWAQCTTAGSDVVTDLAAVAREHGLVFYDAPVLGTRQPAEAGRLTVLAAGPEEGRETITPVFDAVGAKTVWTGTDGAAGSASRLKLVANSWVLAATAAAGEVLALAKALGVDPQDFFDLIEGGPLDMGYLRAKAALVLDGKLSPASFAVATAVKDARLIVQAGERGGVRLDVAAATAERLARAAAQGHADEDMAAAYFASFDERAERGE; the protein is encoded by the coding sequence ATGACCGACAAGCCGAGCGTCAGCGTTCTGGGCACCGGCATCATGGGGGCCGCCATGGCCCGCAACCTGTGCCGGGCCGGGCTGGACGTGCGGGTCTGGAACCGGACGCGCGCGAAGGCCGAACCGCTCGCTGCCGAGGGCGCCCGGGTCGCCGGCACGCCCGCGGAGGCGGTCGAGGGCGCCGACGTCGTCCTCACGATGCTCTACGACGGCGCCACCGTCCTGCACACCATGCGTGATGCGGCCCCGGCGCTGCGCCCCGGCATGGTGTGGGCGCAGTGCACCACCGCCGGGAGCGACGTGGTCACCGACCTGGCCGCCGTCGCCCGCGAGCACGGCCTCGTCTTCTACGACGCCCCCGTCCTCGGCACCCGCCAGCCCGCCGAGGCCGGCCGGCTGACCGTGCTGGCCGCCGGACCCGAGGAGGGGCGGGAGACGATCACGCCCGTCTTCGACGCGGTCGGCGCGAAGACCGTGTGGACCGGGACCGACGGCGCGGCGGGCAGTGCCAGCCGGCTGAAGCTGGTCGCCAACAGCTGGGTGCTCGCCGCCACCGCCGCGGCCGGCGAGGTCCTCGCCCTCGCCAAGGCCCTCGGCGTGGATCCGCAGGACTTCTTCGACCTCATCGAGGGCGGCCCGCTCGACATGGGCTACCTGCGGGCCAAGGCCGCGCTGGTGCTCGACGGCAAGCTGTCCCCGGCGTCGTTCGCGGTGGCCACCGCGGTGAAGGACGCCCGGCTGATCGTCCAGGCGGGCGAGCGCGGCGGCGTACGGCTCGATGTGGCCGCCGCGACCGCCGAACGGCTCGCCCGCGCCGCCGCCCAGGGACACGCCGACGAGGACATGGCCGCCGCGTACTTCGCCAGCTTCGACGAGCGGGCCGAGCGGGGCGAATAG